In Phoenix dactylifera cultivar Barhee BC4 chromosome 1, palm_55x_up_171113_PBpolish2nd_filt_p, whole genome shotgun sequence, the genomic stretch GGGGAGTCTTCCTACCACCTTCATCTCGTCCACTCGCCAATTTCTTCtttaaattctctctctctctctcaaaacgcGGTCTACCACGGCCAAAACCTCCTATATTTAAACACCAAAGGAATCCaaccttccctctctctctctccccaaaaCTTGGACGAGGAAGGGGAGGAGAAAGGAAGgcaccttctccttcttcccaaagtagccttgcatttcttccaaactcttctctctcttcttcctctctactAATACATGCAAAGACGTGTATAGGACGGATGGAGGAGGGGCTGACAGAGCCGGACAAGGAAGCAGCGCAACAGCTGGTTCATCTGAGTGGAGGAGATGAGGAAGGAGAGAGCAAAGGATTAGAAGACAGTGATcaccagaagaagaagaagaagaagaagaagacggaagAGAATGAagaggaggggaaggagatgagAGCTGAGATCTCAGaaagaggaaaggaggaagaggaggaggacgagcaCCGGCCGAAGAAAAGGAAGCGGTTTCGGTCCTTGGCATCTATTTACGAGGCGACCAAACCGATAAGCAATGACCATCATGGCAGTAGGAAGAAGCGCAGGCaaagaggaaaggaaaaagGATTAGGAGATTAGAGAGGAGGTGCAGGTGAGGGTATATATGATCGTTTTTAGTTATGATGTAGTTAATGTTTAGATGGTGAGAATGATGAAAACTTACGAAGGACAAGAAAATTTTGGAGTTTTTCGTGGGTCGATCTAGTTTCTGGCATTTTTCCTTTTAATGATAGCAAGGATAAAAATATTCATTATAGTCTGGATTTGGATCTCATATCTCCTTTCCTTCATTATTATATTGTTGACTATGATAGCGATAACATAGATGATGATCAAACTGACAATGGCGAGATTTTTTTAGTTGATGATGCACAAGTTTGCTTCTTGTCGGACACTGTTTCTTCTACTCAATTGTCATTCTTGCGTTTGTCTCCTGAGATGAGAATTATAAGGATGATGATTACAATGACAATGACACATCCAAACTCTTATGCACTACTTCGATTCTTGTGTTGCCCATGTCTTCTTCTATTCATGTTTTTTCTACCTTTATAATTTGTCCTTTCCTACATTTGATAAaatgaaagaagagagagaaacccactattttttttatttagtatcattagaatttcttatttACAGGTGAAATGCCTGAAAGGAATAAAAAATCGTGATTGGGAAAAGTCATAATAGCAAAAGCCATTGGAATTTATATTTCACCAATCCACATGCTAAATTCACTCAACTTTTCTTGCTTATCTAAACAATCCTCATTCAAATGTCCCTTGGCTCCATCAATATTTCAATGAGAGAATGAATAAACCCTCCATGAAACCCTCTATGTTGTAAAAGAGATGTCGACATTATATGTGAATATTCTCCAGCATTTTATTAGACCATGACCATCCAGCCTTGTCCCAACTATTTGGGCGGCCGGCTTCTATAGAATTTAAACTTGGAAGCCAAATGTCACAGGTCAGTCTCTAAGGTTCAGTTATAGAAGATTTTCCTGATCTTCTGGTAAGAGTCTTCAGTTTAGTTTCCCTATCTCAATGTATCCAAGGTAGCACTAACTAGTATACTAATACCCgttaattgattttcttttgcAAGTTTGAAGGTGATGATTGATTATATGAATTTTAAAGCCAAAAAGCAAGACTACCTAACTATGGTGGAGATTCAAGAAATCTTTAAATTTCGTTCCGCGAGAACTTCAAGAGGTGATGCTTCAATATGGAGAAATCCTACGATAAATCAGCAATCCATGGAGACCACGGTTTCATCGGCGGCGCATTCGGACTACTGTGTATCCAATTGCCACTTGCAATTTTAGATATACCAATAGAATATAAATTGGATTTAAGTAGACCACATTATTATGCAGATTCTTCATCATtggtaaaaatattattatgacTCTCGAATCTTGATGACTAGCAAATAAATAGATACAAACATAGAtggatggatatatatatatagagagagagagagagagagttcaacatgaaacttcttttttttttctttgaagaaATATGGAGCCCTAATTTATTGGTAACAAATGTGGAGAGGTTAGGGGAGAGATGTTACAAAAGGTATACGAATTACATGGACAGGGAGGCCAAACTATTTGGAGACAGTCTTGTGGTTGTCAGAAGGCATGTAGAACCTTAAACAGAACAGAAGAAGCTAAGGTCTTTTTCAAGAAAATCCTGGCATTCATTTCGTACCCCATAAGAGCCATGAACACCTGATCCCATCCTTTTCTCGAGGTAGATTTCCTACTCCTACAGGAAGTCTAAAAGGCCGGAAGGTTATGAGGCAGGCCCCAATACAATGGTACCGTTTGGGCGAAAGGGCATCTGAGAAAGAGGTGAGAGAGTCTCCGAATGGAGGACAACCAGAGCTAATCCTCCATCCTCTAAGAAGTTCgacatgaaacattagtcaacaAATCAAATCAGCCATGCAAAAATGATTAGGTGACTGCATAGCTAGAAATCACTCATTGCTTAAGAGTTGGCTGTCAACAGGCTAAAAGGTTGTTTCATCATGGTGCCAGCAAGTTTCAAATCTTGGGcaaccactattcttctccTACTTTGTTGGTAATGTTGAAGAAACGCAGAAAGTTACTACTGATAGATTTGAGAAGAACATATCATGAATCAGCTCCCATCCTGCTCGGTAGTGAAAGGTGTTTAATTCTCATTTGAAAGCCATTAGCTGCTCGAAAGAAGTAAACATTGAAAGGCAGAATGGTGAGATCCCAGATGTGGCATCAAGACAGGTCTCTGTATTGCCGGCTCTCTCACACAAACCAAGGCTCGAGAGTCTAACCCTGATTTTATATTAATAGTATTTTTGCATTCTCAAATTATTCGTCGATTCTTGGATTGGCCAGATTACTCCCCAAATTATTCATGTAACAAGTTCATCaagaattatttgataaatcataAACTTCATGATATAATCACCAAGTATTAATGATCTATTCAAACAAGACTACAAATTACAAATATAATGCGTTTTGTTGTTGTCCATGGTAGGTTTTGCAATTGTTTGCTGTTGTTTCTCTcctcttattgtttttaatatgAATAGTGTATAAAATATATCAATATCTTTCCAATTTTTTATGTTCTAAAATTACTTTCTAAATATCTGGTAATCTAAATTCCTTTCAAACTTTTGCTCTTGtatttttgcattttttcaGCTTTTGAATCCTCCTCCATTCGTGAGTCGATCCCAaacattgaattttttttccaatataCATGATTTTCACATTTATGACACTGCTAAGCCACCTCCTTATAGGGCATAgggcaagagagagagaaacctcCTGAAATCCTAAATGACCATCTGATAGTTTCTTTTCATCTCTTCAGAGGAAGCATGCCACATGAAGAGTGCAAGGAGATGGAACCCTTCTCCCAAATTGTCAATTTTCCTAGTGACCACGTCCTCCAACCCAAGCCAGTAACTTACAGGTCAAGATTCAAGCTATCAAGAGAATGGAATCAAATTAAAATCAGCAGCTTTTCGCTCCCTATTTATAGCCAAAGTGCTCATCCATATGCATGCGATACTTAGGAAAGGTACAAGGATATTGTAAGCTCTTTCCACAGAAGGGAGAGGACCAAGATTATCCTACGCTCATGAAGCTTACATTTGTATCAACTTCTTCAAAATAAGCTGATAAACACAGGCATCCATGAACATCCTTACATGGCAACAGCTGacaaagtatggagagcctgccaagagaggaagagaacaTCTGAAATCAATCAAAATACTGAAGCTCACAGCTGGGCAACTGAACCCAACAATACTCATCTCAACAACCCAGTGATCTAACAACTGAGAAGATGCATTGATTGTTGGAGGATGAGCAGAAATTTTGTCTATTCCCATGAAGAGTTTTGATCATACTTGCAGTACCAATTGTAACAAAATGGTAATCATTGGTTACAAATCAAATGAAAGTTCAAACTGTGCCATCTTTCCTGCAGAACAGAAATTTACAATTAGTGTTAACCGATATGGAACGACAACAGTTACAAAGGAACAGCATTGCCTAACCTTGAGTAATGTTTAGCTCTCCAGCCAATGACCGGCTAGCTCAACCATAAGAACATTCCGTTTCAATTCAACCCTTCTGTAGAAAAGTCATGCCAACCTCAACAAATTAAAGTGGTTGGAGGGGCCATCTTCATGACAGGCATGTCTTGCCCTCAGATTCATTTGCACGTCACATTTTGAGACCTCAAAGAACTAGGAAACTATGTGATGATGTTATCCTTGACCTTCTGTGTCTTGTATTTCCATGCAAAATCAAATTATAGAACAAgatcaaaatcaaaaaagaaCTTGCTGAGGCAAAAATTTTGTCACATTTATATGAAGAGAAATTGAACTTTTACATGAAACGGTTAGCATGTCTTCACACAAAGACTTCTCTTAACACCTGTGGTCCTCAAGAACGTGTTGATTATATGCGGTGATTATATTCTAAAAGATCACTAAAGACTGATGTCTTTGGTCGCTGCCTTCAACTACATCATCCTGCTAAGACCTTTGCTCTTCAAGAAAGTGTTGATTCTATTCCTCCTTAAAGATAAATAGGGCCTGCACATACAACTCATTATCAATGTCTCTCACGAGATTAAGCTCTTCCAGGCATTCATCAAGTAGGCTCAACTTTTCATCTTTAGCCTCTTCTCTTGATATTCGTCTCTTTGAGGCTTATGTGATTTCCCTCAAGGCTAATAATGCATCATTGACATCGAGACTTCCTACTATTTCCTCTTGAGGTATTTGAAGGTGAAGCTCGATGGGTGTTGACATTTTCTGTTTCAGGAATATCTTGAGGCACCCCTGCATGTACATCAGTAGATGTAGCTATGGGATCACTAGACGTTTGTGGGGTATCCACAAAAGAGTTCAATGTCCCATTACCTTGACCCAAGTTGCCATTTGTGTCCATTTTTCAACATCACGAATCCTAGAAGGGGATGCATCGTTGCCTTTTGATGATGACGATCCACAAATAATCTCCAACTCCTTAAAAAAAGGAGCTCAACTCATCCAGTATGACTTTGTTTCAGGATTTTTCTGCAAGACATAATATtgcaaatatttcaatttggttATCGTACAAAATATTAAAACTTTCAAAAGGTTTAGAATCATACTGCAACATATTCATCCCATTCAGCATTATCTGCAATCGCCATTTGCATTTTATGATCCCAAGTAAAATCTACATAGTTCTTTATACCACTAACTACTCAAATtcccttttataaaatttcagACAATTTTTCAAATGATCAACATCATAATGCAGCATTGTACAATCACTGAAGCTATCCACCATGTCAAACCAGGCATCCCTTGTAAAGCCCGAACCTGCTTTCGCACCAATAAAATTTTCCTCTACCATCACCTCAACAAGCACTCGATCATGCTGTCTTGTCCGATATACTTGTGCTTGTTTTGTCCTTGTGACTTCCTTCTTTTACTGCTGTTCTCCATTCTATAGGTACAGATAAATAAATGGAATCAGCAATACCAGACTTAAGACACATGAATTGCAAATTAACAAATTAAAAGAGAAGGTAGCAGCTTAATCCTTATAGTGAATGCATGGTGATAAGTAGGTTTACAGTGTTAAAGAATCAAATGCCAAGTCCTGAAATACATCAATAACCATGGACGACATCTACAATGGATCACCCGTTGTAAGCAACATAGaaaatataatgaaaaatatggggtatataaaaaaaatacactAACAGAAGAACTTAGAGAGTGTGTCTAATCAAAAGCATGAAGCCACAAAATTTGGAGAGAGAGTTCTTCAGTTGGCTTTATTTAGAAAACTGACACAGTCTTTCAGGCCTGGAATGGCTAACAAGTTACACAAAACTAGTTAACATAAAATGCTACAGAAAGCCATGATCGATTGCCATTATAATTTGCAAGCATGGGAAGCGAGCAATATTACAGTtatgtagatctgaaatttaattgaATCATATAATCATCAGAAATATACTCTAGAATCTCTCTTATAATGGTTCGTTCATGGTTTCAGGGATAATGGCCTCATACATATGAATTTTCATAGCATGGCGCAACCACGACTGGTCTAAAGCAGGCTGATGCAAGGAAGAGGAGGCCTCAAGAACATGTGACAATGCCAATAGTGAACAAAATTACAAGCAGAGAACCAAAACTGGTTGTTGACTAGATGACTTAGCATTTTAATTACGATATTTATCTTGTCAAAACTACAAGACCGAGCTCTGCATCTACTGGGCCAATAAAATGCCCCGTAATCCATGTTTTTTCCATTCATTCGGACTTACTTTTGTCAAGGTCATGACCCAGAGGTCATGATTGTGCTCCAAGAGTCAGAAAGAAGTAAAAACAATATGGACCTAGGAACCTTGGTAGCTAGAAGTAGAGATGTAAGAGAAGTGCATATATATCAAAATACGCATAGTAGAAATAGAGGTAGCAATCATAGTTTGACAACTATCTATAATGGCTGCAGAGAAATAAAGATGTGAATTGGTTtgagcaaaataaatatcatgtAAACCAATATGAAGATGAATGTGGACAAGGTAAACAGCAGAATTCTGGCCCTTGGGCTCGCATTGTTAGCAGGCCCATGACTTGATGGCTGTTTATCTTATAAATGGATCCTGATTTGCTCGCACatgaaactatatatatatatgtttcatatccaagagcaaaaataatatattcagTTCCGTTTTCATCGCTTCCTCAGGTTAACATGAAATTACTGCCCCCAGACAAGGCCAGTAACTAAATAATGCCAGGTTGGAGGCAAAGAAAGCTGAAGAGAATGGGGAAGGGAAAAAGAGATCAGAGTAGGAGGGAACAACTTTCCCTCCTAACTTATCTTGATATTCTAATTATTGATGGAAATCTGCAGAGTAGATTTGTTTGGGGCAAACAGAGAACTGGATCTCCAATAGATTGAAGGGGGCAAGGGTTGATGGTTGATGAAGGAACTTTCATCCTCGACAGTCTAATTGAAGCAGGTGCGGCAAAAAAGACACTGATATCCCACGACGACAAAGACAGAAGGGGAAAAGGAGGCACCATTATGCAGCTCGAAGCACTTGACTGCTGATCAAAGCTGTGTTGAGGAGGCCTTTTTACATATAATTAGGAGTACTCTCTCAGTTGCACGTGGGAGTTGCATAGAGAAGATGAGTTAGAAAGAGAtggaaagagaaaaaagggaaaagaaaaggtcgGCCAAGAGAAAGATGTCTGCTCCAACCTTCTGTTATGGATGAAAGGAATTGCGATATCAACAGAATACCTTAGACCATCTTGTTGATGGAATATCAGATGGGTTTGTTTTTTAATTATCTTATCCTCCCGAGACAGCATATCCCTTTAAAACTTACATTTCTCAGAAGACCACAATGGAATGCAGAATTGAATGCTATGACTGGGTAACAGGGTCGATATTGACATCAAAAGAGGCCCCAAAATTTTGAGAAAGATGAGAGAGCAATTTGCATGAAGCTCAAGTGGCGTTTGAATTTCAATATTTCAACTTGGATAACATATCGTCCCATGAGCAAAAGTAATAACAATCATACTCAATGCAGAAGTTACATATACATGGATGATGGGTCTTTATTACTACCATGTTTTTAATTGTTTGaataatcatataagaaagcattACAAAGAAGAATGCTCTCCTTGTTTCAgacagaaaacaaaaaaagcaaCCATTGAAGTAGAAGATAATCTCACAACCTACTGAGATCAGGGAATATAGAATGAAGCAAAATCGGCTCAGCAATCCATATTCGTATCTGCCAAAGTTTAACAGTCCCAAGTGATACTCTGGAAAAAGTCAGGTGTGTCAACACGTTCAAGCATATCCAAATTCTTCTACGGGCCTAATTCTATGACCtatctcaacaaaaaaaaaattgagccaGGCTAGACCTCACAATCAGCCCTCTGGCATCCTTTCATGAAGAAAACTTGAACACGAGGCAAAAAACACACATAAAACAATTTGATCAGATATCTCGGATGCTCCTTATCATTGATAGAGTCCAACTAGGACTATTCAAATCATGAGTTCCCTGGTTTTCTACCGATCTATTACAAGTATTAAGACATAAACACATGCAGAACATGGTCAATAAAGATCAACTGCCAAGGCCATTAGAAGTGCAACCAATTTTTGACAGAAGCAGATCGTAGCTTCAACTTCTATTACGAATTGAAAATGAATTAGATCAAAAAGTATGGGACATTTTTGCAGAACATGGTCAATAAAGATTGGGCATGCGAAAATATTGCTTTCAGTACCAACTATTGGTGGCCAGAGACACTTGTTCAGAAAAATCCTCCGACAATCAGCAGGAAAGGAAGGTGGTAGACaaaacacaaacacaagagacctaagaattgttagaaaaaaatattgactTGAAGCAaaatgaaaagttttacaattGTTGCATCGAAATGAAAAGTTTTATAATTGATCCCTCTTTTTATTCAGCTTTTACCAGACCAAGCAAATAGCAACTTCCCAGACGGCACACATTCTTTTGCAATTGAACATTCACACCATCAATTAAGATGTCTATCAGATTCAATCACCTCCTATGCATGCATTATATGTGTTTGAACTTCAATGCATGGTTATGTGGTGTAAGCTTAGCAAGTCAGAAATCTCGTGTGGAGTGCTGTTCATTGCATTGAAAAATGCTGCACTAGCACAAGATCCTCATCATTCTagtttatatattaaaaattagtGCTAGCTTACATACATGAATAGATGAAATGTGGAGTAAGCTTAGCTAGTCAGAAATCTCGTGTGGAGTGCTGCTCATTGCATTGAAAAATGCTGCATTAGCACAAGATCTTCATCAATCTAGCTTATATATTACAAAGTAGTGCTTGCTCACATGCATTAATAAATGATAACCATCTATACATCTAATGAACTTCACCCTGCAAACCCACTTCGTAGGGGTTCGCTAGCACCTCAAAAGGATTCCATGAAAGAGGATAAAAACTAGTCCAAGCACCATATAAATGAGTTTTATCTAGACCCACTTATGAATTATTTCAGAATTCAATAGAACAACATCGAGGAAGACTCCTTGTAAACAAAGAAACAAGCAAAGTAACCGCATGAAAATTATTATACAAAATTTtccatattaaatttaaaaagttAGACTCATTTatgcaaattaatttaaatcatcTAATGCCCAACTTCATAATTTACATCGTGACCTCCAAATATTTCACTACAACTAGTTTCCTTGAAAACTCTGTATGAACGCCTCTCATAGTCCAACAGATGACATGTGGTCAGATGTGCAAATGCAATCCCAAAACCACTTGAACGAGAGAACTATTAAGCAAATCTTGCTCTGACAAAAGCATCATGCatacaaataaatatgcaagccATCGTTGGTTAAGAAAAGCACCATTCAATTTTGAGGATCAAGATTGGATTAGACTAGAGACTTAACTACCTGAAAAATTCAAGCTTGGAATCAAGAAGTTCAATGTTaattaatgaaaaaataaatgtttAAGAGTTAATGGTTAgcaaatattttttgttttacatcgaattagatggagtggaatAGCAAGCAAAAATATCTGGTACATATCTTATTCATTAAACTTCAAAtcaactttttaaaaaaaatcttccaatAATTGAAATAGGTCGAtgaaaaaagaattatttagAAGGTCATTCGTCAAAATACTGACTCCACATCCCCTCAATGATTGTGACACACCCCTGCGGATGAGCAACAAGGCAAAGCTGTAGGCATTTGTCAGAAGGTGGCTTTCTAAGCACTGCTCTAGAACTATTCGCTAAAGATGCATGCTGGGCATAGATGCACATATGAGCTAAAGGGTGCCTGATGTGCTTTAAGCTGCACAACCTCACTACTGCAGGTACAGTGTATTAAAGGTAAACCACATGCATGTATATCTTAATTACAGAATTATTGGCTACAGTTAAAATCAAAAACCAAAAGTGATCAGAATACATTCTTCTGTTTTAGATAAACCTGATGaattaaaaagtaaaaaaaaaaaaagagtactaCTTTGTTTGTTAGCAAAAGAAaattaacaaaaagagagaatttCTTTCTATAACACTCCATAAACAATCAAATCATTGGCTTCAGACCCACACACAGTCCCACGAACAATATTAGCATTAAACTACAGTTATAAAATCCTCATAAAgacaaataaatagaaaatcaaataaaatccaTCATTAAATACTCGGAAAATGTCAGAAATCTCGTGTGGAAACCACCATTCATCGTATCCAAAGATGCTCTACAATCACAAGATCTTCATCACTCTATTCACACTGctcaaaataaaaatgataCCAATGCAAAGCATTTCATCACCAAActcaaaaaagggaagaaacaaAGAGGTGGCGAGAATCATATAACCTTGACATTGCTACGAttcgagaagaagagaagaggaatcgaGTCGATCTCAATAGCTCTCACAAACCCGACGCAAGAACTTTCCCTTGCTCGCTCGCTCGCTATATCCAGAGAGGTTGACGCACTATAATCCTCACAAGCTAAACCCTAGATTTTATCTCCAATCTTCATCATCCGCTGCGATCCCAACGATCGGATGGTTTATATGGTCACAGAAAGACGTCGAAAGACGAGAGAACAATCAAACCGAAACCAACTCATAAGAGTGAGAAGAAAATagacataaaattttaaaaaaaagaaataggggCGTCCGATGTTGATAGAACGGACACCGAGCGGCAGCCCGAGAAATGACGGCACCGATCGGTGTCCGAAGGCCGGCGCCTTTCGTGCTGGTCGCGAGCCCCTCGCCGAGCCCTCCTCCCCGCCGTCCGATCCATGATCTCCGGCGAGTTCCAGCAAACCCACTTACTCTATCCTCCCCTCGCTCAAGCGGGTCCTGGGAGGGCGGAGGAGATCGGCGGGGAGAGTtatggttagggttagggttagggttttggagGGCGCCCCGTTGTGCGAGCTTCGCGGACGGCGAACTCTGTGTTTTGTGGAGTACTCGTTGGGTTcgcaaaaatatttttcctcCAGCACTGGAATAACAgttttaggccctgtttgggagagctgttggcagtagagtagAGCCGttgaaagtagagctgttataaaaagcagtttgttgtttgataactacattcgtaatgtgctgtggtactttgttttgtgtttgataaacaaactgagaaagtacttttatatgacaaaattaccataaaggacattgcatagtattatacaacacaacataataaaacataacataaattaatacataaatatacgatatagtataatatgattgtaatataaaataatattatgttaatatagcataatagtaatataattattagagtaaattaatatttgataatataacataatattaaattatttaacataacatattaatgtattatgatataatgtaatatatattatatttataatataatacaataataaaagtataaaatattataattattagtataaattaatttctcataatataacataatattaaattatttaaaataacatattaatgtattataatgtaatgtaatataatacaatatttatagtataatacaataataaaagtataaaatattataattaatattataaattaatttttcataatataacataatattaaattatttaaaataacatattaatgtattataatgtaatgtaatataatacaatatttatagtataatacaataataaaggtataaaatattataattattagtataaattaatttttcataatataacataatattaaattatttaacacaccatattaatgtattatgatataatataatatgatattatatttatggtataatacaaaaataaaggtataaaatattataattattagtataaattaattgttcataatataacataatattaaattatttaacataacatattaatgtattatgatataatataatatgatattatatttatagtttaatacaaaaataaaggtataaaatattataattaatattataaattaatttttcataatataccataatattaaattatttaaaataacatattaatgtattataatgtaatgtaatataatacaatatttatagtataatacaataataaaggtataaaatattataattattagtataaattaattttccataatataacataatattaaattatttaacataacatattaatgtattatgatataatataatatgatattatatttatagtataatacaaaaataaaggtataaaatattttaattattagtataaattaatttttcataatataatataatattaaattatttaacataacatattaatgtattatgatataatataatatgatattatatttatagtataatacaaaaataaagatataaaatattataattattagtataaaataattttccataattattttc encodes the following:
- the LOC103704365 gene encoding acidic leucine-rich nuclear phosphoprotein 32 family member B-like — protein: MEEGLTEPDKEAAQQLVHLSGGDEEGESKGLEDSDHQKKKKKKKKTEENEEEGKEMRAEISERGKEEEEEDEHRPKKRKRFRSLASIYEATKPISNDHHGSRKKRRQRGKEKGLGD